Proteins from a genomic interval of Fusarium oxysporum Fo47 chromosome I, complete sequence:
- a CDS encoding fungal-specific transcription factor domain-containing protein, translated as MSTPQNVYARSPNLSNRSYDSSSVSSATSPKSLSQFAPGAMSTNPRLNVPATPQPIGIPPLPPVSQGFQSYGPMTTSSSLGHDSLASNESVASTPGPSSAHLTGPGVQGQKRAYRQRRKDPSCDACRERKVKCDATETTSCSECSSRNVKCQFTKETNRRMSSIKQVQDLEKQMERVKRENSGLRRMLQDREGPMDLDAEGGDENSSSLPAIGSEPKRRKRPAPVPELARARANVRDFSRGIWKLPAQYRERAPIFFDPPRPELPARHVVDQLLHAYCNSSHSMFPIIHMPSFRSTINDLYNSNASNRMSPAWLSMFFAVLATGSLFSPTSSSQPNSFYEPAEYLEMANKMIDPWANDFTLEHARALTLVTLCLNEMNLKSAAWGWLGRAVRVSQDLGMHVESGPWPVIEGEMRRRTWWMIYILDRTLATELSRPVMIDDDDCDVSLPAGVDDQFIHEGGMLVPTGAEPLTHSLLAVIHVVRSYSSLLTALTPQSMSSVHLSTLDTHLKKCLNTFPPACEPSSSVPLAPGFLAPLAYLFHARLLLHRHHLDPGYPLEARMASLESCTHIALETVSLLHRLNGSLLADSATTLLTTHIFRCALFLLLTGYIDPAVTAVRALASIDRQRDITIACGRYLSFFVSALAAKRVECTNYLTRSAPPHFGSSRPSIDQAALLQMLSRDEDLIVYVSADLQASTDASWLWAGLEREVHLHQSPSPFQHPTSATRNELFSPEARTGLDEVDNKEWGGWARLETAIRGLDGVPATTPTPSSATWTLPPPIKSETPGPAVELPRLGDVSRFGSEMPKLGEGSTTVSPVAGGSRTPSGSATAPTTSKERLSIANII; from the coding sequence ATGTCAACACCACAGAACGTTTATGCTCGCTCGCCCAATCTCTCAAACAGATCCTACGACTCGTCTTCAGTCTCATCTGCAACTTCCCCCAAATCTTTGTCCCAGTTTGCGCCAGGGGCCATGAGTACCAACCCACGCTTGAATGTTCCGGCAACGCCCCAACCTATTGGCATCCCCCCTTTACCTCCAGTCAGTCAGGGCTTTCAATCGTACGGCCCAATGACcacatcatcttctcttgGTCACGATTCACTCGCTTCGAATGAATCTGTAGCCAGTACTCCGGGACCATCATCCGCCCACTTAACAGGACCAGGTGTTCAGGGACAGAAGAGAGCATACCGACAGCGAAGGAAGGACCCCAGTTGTGATGCTTGTCGAGAAAGAAAGGTGAAATGTGACGCAACCGAGACGACAAGTTGCTCGGAGTGCTCGAGTCGAAATGTCAAATGTCAATTCACCAAGGAGACGAACCGGCGTATGTCGTCTATCAAACAGGTGCAGGACTTGGAGAAGCAAATGGAACGAGTGAAAAGGGAGAACAGTGGATTGCGCCGCATGCTTCAGGATCGAGAAGGGCCCATGGACCTCGATGCTGAAGGAGGTGATGAGAACAGCTCTAGCTTACCAGCCATTGGATCCGAACCGAAGCGACGAAAGAGACCGGCACCAGTTCCAGAGCTAGCGAGAGCGAGGGCCAATGTACGCGATTTCTCGAGAGGTATCTGGAAACTCCCGGCCCAGTATCGTGAACGAGCCCCTATATTCTTCGACCCCCCGAGACCAGAGCTACCTGCTAGGCACGTGGTAGACCAACTGCTGCACGCCTATTGCAACTCGTCCCACTCCATGTTTCCGATCATACACATGCCATCGTTCCGATCTACTATCAACGACCTCTACAACAGCAATGCGTCCAACAGAATGTCCCCAGCTTGGCTTTCTATGTTCTTCGCGGTCCTGGCAACTGGCAGTCTCTTCAGTCCAACGTCAAGCTCCCAGCCAAACTCCTTTTACGAACCTGCCGAATATCTTGAGATGGCCAACAAGATGATTGACCCATGGGCTAACGACTTTACTCTGGAACATGCCCGGGCACTAACATTAGTAACTCTCTGCCTGAACGAGATGAACCTAAAGTCAGCGGCCTGGGGGTGGCTGGGTAGGGCTGTCCGTGTTTCCCAAGATCTCGGCATGCACGTTGAATCGGGGCCATGGCcagtgattgaaggagagatGCGACGCAGGACCTGGTGGATGATATACATACTGGACAGGACCTTGGCTACTGAGCTGAGCCGACCCGTTATgatcgacgacgacgactgCGACGTGTCATTGCCAGCCGGGGTTGACGATCAATTTATCCACGAAGGAGGCATGTTGGTACCTACGGGAGCGGAACCTTTGACTCACTCTCTGCTCGCCGTTATCCATGTTGTACGGTCGTATTCGTCGCTTCTTACAGCACTGACACCCCAGTCGATGTCATCAGTTCATCTTTCAACCCTTGACACCCATCTGAAGAAATGCCTGAACACCTTTCCGCCAGCATGCGAACCTTCGAGCAGCGTGCCCCTTGCACCTGGCTTTCTTGCTCCGTTGGCATACCTATTCCACGCtcgtcttctccttcatcggcatcatctcGATCCTGGGTACCCCCTCGAGGCTCGGATGGCTTCTCTTGAAAGCTGTACTCACATTGCTCTCGAAACCGTATCTCTACTCCATCGATTAAACGGAAGCCTCTTGGCCGACAGTGCAACTACCTTGTTGACCACGCACATATTTCGCTGTGCCCTATTTCTTCTCCTTACAGGCTACATAGACCCTGCAGTGACGGCTGTGAGAGCACTGGCTTCCATCGATCGACAAAGGGATATCACAATCGCATGCGGTCGTTACCTATCGTTCTTTGTATCGGCCTTGGCAGCCAAGAGAGTTGAATGTACAAACTATCTAACAAGGAGTGCCCCGCCGCACTTTGGTTCTTCAAGGCCATCGATAGACCAAGCAGCTCTTCTACAAATGCTGTCACGCGACGAGGATTTGATTGTATACGTTTCCGCCGATCTTCAGGCATCAACTGATGCCTCGTGGCTTTGGGCAGGCCTAGAGCGAGAAGTCCATTTACACCAGTCCCCGTCGCCGTTTCAGCATCCCACATCGGCCACCAGAAACGAGTTATTCAGCCCTGAGGCTCGTACGGGATTGGACGAAGTCGACAACAAAGAATGGGGTGGATGGGCAAGGCTCGAGACGGCCATTCGTGGACTGGATGGTGTTCCAGCCACGACTCCGACCCCCTCGAGTGCAACTTGGACGCTACCTCCGCCCATCAAGAGCGAGACGCCTGGCCCAGCGGTGGAACTCCCAAGGCTAGGCGATGTATCGCGTTTTGGGTCCGAGATGCCTAAGTTGGGCGAGGGAAGTACAACGGTGAGCCCTGTGGCAGGGGGCAGCAGGACACCGAGTGGAAGCGCAACCGCCCCAACTACCAGCAAAGAGCGGTTGAGTATCGCcaatattatataa